One Leptospirillum ferriphilum genomic window, CGACCTCAATTGTGAAGTCAACATGCCCTGGAGTATCGATAATATTGATTCGATTATCCTTCCAGAAACAGGTAGTCGCTGCAGAGGTAATCGTAATGCCGCGCTCCCGCTCCTGCTCCATCCAGTCCATGACCGTAGTACCCTCGTGGACCTCACCCATACGATGGAGCATTCCGGTATAGAACAGGATACGCTCCGTTGTCGTTGTCTTCCCAGCATCAATATGGGCCATAATTCCGATATTTCGAGTTTTTTCAAGAGGGTACTGCCTCACTGCTCTTGCCTCCTACCAGCGATAATGCGCAAATGCTTTATTGGCCTCGGCCATCCTATGAGTATCTTCTCTTTTCTTGACTGCACCACCGGTATTGTTTGATGCATCCAGCAGTTCACCAGCAAGCTTTTCTTCCATCGAATGGCCAGCCCGCTTATATGCGCTGTCGACAATCCAGCGAAGAGCCAAGGAAATTTTTCGATTAGGACGAATCTCAACCGGAACCTGATAAGATGCACCGCCAACCCTGCGAGATTTGACCTCCATTGCCGGCTTAACATTATCTATAGCCTGTTTAAATAACTTTAATGAATCCCCACCTGTCTTGGCAGCCATTAAATCAAGGGAATCATATAGGATTTGTTCTGCTACAGACTTTTTTCCTTTCTTCATAATCACATTGATTATCTTAGAAACAAGTCTGCTATTGAATTTCGCATCAGGAGCAACTTCTCTCCTATCGACACGCCCTGCTCTTCTCGGCATTGACTCTTACCCCCACATACCAGTAGTGATCCTGGACCTACTTCTTGGCCTTTTTAGCCCCATACTTGGAACGTCCCTGCTTTCTGTTCGCAACACCTGCAGCGTCCAGAGCACCACGAACGATATGATAACGAACACCAGGAAGATCCTTGACCCTTCCTCCCCTCACGAGAACGATAGAGTGCTCCTGAAGGTTATGGCCAACTCCCGGAATATACGCAGTCACTTCAAACCCGTTTGTCATACGAACACGGGCAACCTTTCTTAGAGCAGAGTTTGGCTTTTTCGGAGTAGTTGTATATACCCTGACGCAGACCCCTCTTCTCTGCGGACACCTTGTCAATGCAGGGCTTTTGCCTTTTGCCGCCATTTGCTTACGACCCTGGCGCACAAGCTGATTAATTGTTGGCACAATACCTCCTCGTTTTAGGACAACCGATGCATTTTAATGATAATTCTCAAGTGAGTCAAGAACCAGACTCACTGAATTCTTTTTGCATGTCCGGATCTACTTCTCCAACCGCAGTCATGCGGAACTTTGGAAATCCCGTACCTGCCGGGATCAACCGTCCCACAATAACATTTTCCTTGAGACCAACTAATGCATCTGTTTTTCCATTTATAGCTGCTTCTGTCAGGACTCTTGTTGTTTCTTGGAAAGATGCTGCTGAAATAAAGCTTTCCGTTGATAGAGCCGCTTTCGTGATTCCCAGAAGCATAGAGCCTCCCTTCGCAGGGAGCTTTCCTAACTGAACAATCTGGTCATTGACTTCCTCAAAAATACCTCGATCAACTTGGCTCCCAACGAGAAAATCCGTGTCGCCCGGATCATCGATTCTGACCTTACGAAGCATCTGTCGAACAATGACCTCAATATGCTTATCGTTAATTGAAACACCTTGAAGCCTGTATACTTCTTGCACTTCATTAACCAGATAGGTCATCAAGTCTTGCGGCCCAAGAACATTC contains:
- the rpsG gene encoding 30S ribosomal protein S7, yielding MPRRAGRVDRREVAPDAKFNSRLVSKIINVIMKKGKKSVAEQILYDSLDLMAAKTGGDSLKLFKQAIDNVKPAMEVKSRRVGGASYQVPVEIRPNRKISLALRWIVDSAYKRAGHSMEEKLAGELLDASNNTGGAVKKREDTHRMAEANKAFAHYRW
- the rpsL gene encoding 30S ribosomal protein S12; this encodes MPTINQLVRQGRKQMAAKGKSPALTRCPQRRGVCVRVYTTTPKKPNSALRKVARVRMTNGFEVTAYIPGVGHNLQEHSIVLVRGGRVKDLPGVRYHIVRGALDAAGVANRKQGRSKYGAKKAKK